A region of the Bombus affinis isolate iyBomAffi1 chromosome 7, iyBomAffi1.2, whole genome shotgun sequence genome:
atattcttAATTCAAGATACGTATTATACCAGCTATCAAGGAACAATTGCAACATTTGCTAGTGCATAAGAGGGACCTAACACGTactaaacgtacatttaaaTCAAAACATACTGAACAAAAACAACGAGAAGGGCTAGCAGCAGTGGAGAAAATTTTAGAAGATAGAAAAAAGGCAGAACAGAAATTGAACAAaagtgaaattaattaataacaaattgataattttatatttttattaacaattacatttttcatttaCGAAAATAACTTCTATTTAAACCTACATTGCATAATATAGTGAACAAGTTTAGCATAAAAATGATTGTTTTGTACAAATTGTAAGTACAGTTGCCAATAACtgatatataagtaaatatagACAAAGTAAATTTAGTTAATTATATTAGTCAACACCTTATTATAatgatacaaaataaaaagtattataAAAGCATGTCCTCAACTTTCTATtatggccttgcatatttttttaggataatattaattaatatttgttgtaataatatttaaacttTCAATGATTTAATAAATGTGTAATAAAATCAATATTTCATCATAATAATCCAAGAAGATAATAAAAATCTTATGTGACACACTCACATAGTATTTTGTTGCAAAATAATAATGCACAAGTATTAATTGAAATGTAATACCTATTTGGATAAAGTATTTGTTATTTTCTTTGAACAGCAATTGCTATTCCCATTCCTCCACCAATACATAAGGCTGCAACACCTTTGTTTCCACCAATTCTTTCTAAGGAATGCAATAGAGTTACTAATACTCTAGTACCTGTAACAGAACATGGATTAACAAGAATACTAcaagtatataatattttcgaTTATTCTGATTTTGCTGTCATACCAGATGCACCAATAGGATGCCCTAAAGCAATAGCTCCGCCGTTTATATTAACTTTGTTAGGATTTAAACCAAGAGTTTTTACGCAAGCTATGGCTTGCGCTGCGAAAGCTTCATTTAATTCATATAAATCTACTTCTTCTTTTGTCCACTTTGCTttttgtaactaaaatattcatCTCCTTCATTACATGAATTTACATATCGCAACTAAACTTTATCTACTAACCACTAACTCAACTGCTGGCACAGGACCTATGCCCATAATTCTTGGTTCCACTCCAGCTTCAGCTACTGCAACAATTTTAGCTAATGGGGAAAGTCCTTTTTGCATAGCAGTATCCGCAGACATAAGAACTACTGCTGCTGCTCCATCATTGATGCCAGAAGCATTGCCAGCTGTAACTGTACCTTTAGCCTGGCaatgtataattattatatgatAAAGTATTCCAATTTATGAAAAAGATATGTAATTAGTCATACTTCCAAAAATGCAGGTTTTAATTTTTGAAGACTTTCTACAGTTGTTCCAAACTTAGGATATTCATCTTTATCCACAATAATAGGTTCTTTTCCAGTAGGTACAGTTACAGGAATGATTTCCTTGGAAAAATAGCCTGCAGTCATTGCAGCTTCTACCTTCTGTTGAGATTTAGCTGCATATTCATCCTGTTCTTTTCTACTTATAGTGTAGtctttagaaatattttcagctgtacatatatatatatacatatatatatattcaaaaaattatacaatcgtaatacaataatttttatatgataGAGATGTATTAATTACAATCTATACCTGTTACTCCCATGTGAATTCCATGAAATGCATCTATCAAGCCATCGATTAATAAAGTGTCCATTAAATTACAATCTCCAATTTTTACGCCTTTTCTGAGGTGTAATACATGGCAAGATTGACTCATACTTTCTTGACCACCGGCTACAACTATTTGGTTCTCTCCAGCTTTTATAGATAAGTAACCATTCAAGACTGCCCTAAAGACAtgtattttttgtaaaatttattcaGAACATATTGCAACATATGGAATAAGTTAAAAATTagaagaattttattaaaatactcCTTTTACTATGACAACATTATATAAAGTACTGACATGCATGATGTAATGTGATCAAGAGAAGATCAAGGTTTTTTAAAAAAGTTGTGGTCATGAAGTAATAACATGCATGATATTGTACAACTAAATAAGGTTTGAATTGCAAAACTGCATTTACTTTAAACCTGAACCACATAGCATGTTAATTAGGTAAGCAGGTACAGATATAGGAAGACCAGCTTTCATTGCTGCTTGTCTTGCTGGATTTTGTCCTTGACCTGCAGTCAATACCTGTAAAATGAAGTCTcgcatatattttaaaataattaattttattatgtttATGCTCAGCTATTAATATATCAAAAAATTTATATCTTATCTTATCTTTATACATTATCTTATATGTTATCACAAGTTTCTTTGTAGATTTAGGAATTAGTATTTGATTAATGTTTGACAAAAAATACTTACGtattgaataatttaaaataattagtgCATATAAACATCAaagttaattataattacaaattacCTGTCCTAGTATTACTTCAGAAACATCCACAGGTTTAATATGAGCTCTTTCAAGACTCTCTTTAATAACTATACTTCCTAGATCTGATGCTTTCAATGATGATAAAGAACCACAGAACGATCCTAAAAATAATGaagcattttataaaataataagaaaatctataatagaaattaattgaTTAATGTCCTAATGattttatgttatatggtagaggcaataagaataaaatacagaaataaaagcaatataaaagtaatgaaataatataaaaataaaaaaatatataaattagcAATATCATAATAATATGCTTATGAtttgtatacaatttttgcattttagatcaatattatttaagaaaaatgatatgaataattttgtcacgaATGTGCAGATGTATGatgtatttttaaatgaaaaGGTATCTAATTTGTTAGAATATAACTAAAACAGCAAGAAGACAGTACGTGATGTGCTTTTATAATGAAACACGcttttattacgtataacaaaAATTATTGCGAATTGAAAATTTCAGTGTATAATGACATTTAAACTAAGTTATTAGTATATTATAgaataaatgttattattttCAATCGTTATATCATTCAAACTTGTAAGGAATAAATTTATACCTATAGGTGTTCTGACCGCCGATATTATTACAACGTCGTTATTACTCATGTTGAAAACTTATTAAAAAATACGTGTAGACCTGTGAAGAACTGAACGAAGACTACCGCCACGATCCAATATAACGGAAATAAGTTAGAAGAagtattatatagtaatatatgcCAGTAACGGCTTATTGAAAGTGTGTCAATCGAAATGTAGGCACATTCTTAGGTAGATAGTTCCGTGTGTGTCTCAATGAATgttttttaatacttttaaatTAATATGACAATGAAAATTAGTATTACTGTAATCAAGTTGCAATCAATtatcaaattaattattttattatattttacttcGCTATTTGAACGAGCACTTTATTTGATTTATATCGGAACCTCTACTGTCTTAGATGTGATACGTTCCTGACCAACGTCATCGGCTGACTGACTTCTAATTCGGCGTACAGGTGGCGCTGAACCACCAATCGTGGTGTCGTGGTGGTGCTCGTTTGTTTTTACCCAGCGTGCATTGTGAATAGTGACTGGTGCTAAGATGGCCGACAACAAGGAGGAGATTTCGGAGCTCGTCGAAAAGCGAGGTATTTATTACAGTTGCTCGATTTATTTTTTGTGATCACCGTTTAGAATAAAAGCTCGATACACGGCGAACGTGTCGGTGATCTCGGACAGACGATATGATCCGTAGTTGCGATAAAAATCACGCCATCTGCACGCACGGTGTTCAGGAGGAATGATCGCGAAAATCGACGTGAATATACTAACGAATCGGGCCTGTTTCCCGTGTCTCTCGCGATATTCACGTTATTCACGGATAGTTAACCTAGGTTACGTTGACAGGAACGTGTCTGACAACGCGACGTCATGTTCAACCGGAGCCAAACATGCCACTTTTTGACAGGCTACGTGCACATTCGGTTGCACGATACCCTTTGTACAGTGTTCAGTACGTGCGAGCAGACAGAATACCGTGCTCGTTCTCGTGTGTCCGCCTAAGCGCTATGCTTGTTACTCATTAAGGTCATACGCCGACGGCCTTGCAATTCGCACCGTCGTTGAAGTAATCTCACTCGAGATTACCGTTATCTCTTACCGCGAATTTATTGCCGGTTGATTCGTCTATAACACCTACCGATTCTCTAGCGTGCGCGTGTTGTCTATGGGTTAGGTTTTCAATCGTGGTATTTGGGAACATCAGCAACGGGAAGCGAACGTTCCAATGGTTTCGGAGGTGCAACGTGGTTAGATCGTAGTCGGCTAGTAATAAATGCACGATGTCACTATAAATTTTTCTTTGACAGAAATATCTCTATGATCGATTGCCGTTACGTGACACTTGATGTATCGCCAACGTTTACATACTGTTTGATTTGCACATTTTCTTGTTTTCAACTTTGATAAGAGTACGATAATTACGCGCACATTGAGATAGTTCTTAGCTTTGTTTTGATATCGGGGAAAATTACTGTGTATAGTAACACGTGGTGTATCTTTCGACAATTTAGCAATCTACTACTGTATATAGAGCAATAACCGTTTGATTCCTAATCTTCGTTTCTTCGGTCTAATGTATGTTTATCAAATTATTGCGTGTTTAATATTGTCATTTGtgaatgtatgtatatgtaaattagCGAACCAGTCATTTACTCGATACGTGATTATTGTTTATCGGCATTCCATTAGCTTCCACCGTATATCGATCGTTGTTTCTCTATCTTTCAATGggtaattctttctttttttcctggGAACGAAATTTTTAAACATAAATCGTATACGGATGATAGAGTAGAACGATCAACCGGCGCGATTAGCCTCGCACAGTGATCAATCGTGATTTCTGCTCGTCTCTGCTACATAATGCGATTAACTGTTACATGCGTCGCGGTATTATGCGGCTAGTCCTGCACCCGTGTGCCTCGGTGCTCATCGAACCAGTTCCCATGCGTCTTTATTAGAATTTTCTTGTGGACATCTCTTCTTGGCTCTGCTTTTAACATGGATCAGTTCTAGCGTACATCTTGGTGGAGACCAAGGATATCGGCGAGCAATTAATTTCGGCATGAATTCTAAGATGTGGCGCTCCTAGACCTCGCGTGACTCTGTTCCTCCGTTCCTCGCAATATTTTTCCGTTTAATATCCGCTAAATCCATTCGGCTACTTCTTTGTCGTTGTTCGTTCCACTGATATTCCAGAAATATCGCGATGATAACGATCTTATGCAGACTAACGGATCAATATTCTAGCTAAGTATTTTACTCGTGTGCCGTTTCAATTTTCCTAGCGAGTCACGCGTGCTCTGGTTATGCATTTATTGTTgattttttgaaatatgtattatatgCTTGATGCTATTattcttttgtattttttaagtttcttaACGATGCCATGTATAATGCAATATTCAAATCGAGATATACTGATAGTTAATCTTAGGGCTTggaaagaaaatatttgaattcaaATTATTTGTATATGAAACAATTTTAATTATCCGCTTTACAATCTTTATgaaatctttatctttatgaaaTCTAAAACCCTATCGTTGGATCGTATCGGTCAGCTGACGTTAGATACGTACATACTCTTGGTGGGAATTTTAACGGCTGTTGTTCATTCAATGCTAGTTTACGAATGCACATGTTTCCGGTTTTATTGGAAACCAAATATTAGTTACTCTAATAACGTAGGTTTTCCAAATTGTTCTCGGTGTTCATCTGCACGTGATACCAGGTATTCATTTATGTTCGTATATTGCGTAGGAAGGTCTACGAACCGCGAGCGAATAGTTCGAAAATAAGGTCGTCGGGTTTATGAGTCGGTTGCGTTCTCAATTTTACTAATAGCCTGGTTAATAATCGCCACATAAATTATCTTTTTCCGGCTTGGAGGaagatattagaatatttaactttatccaTTTTAAAATTTCTCGTGACACAAATATCTTAGTTTTTTAAATCGAAGGCTACAGGAGaagtttttatttttcatagagaacttttaaaattcattatattatacattatgtTACCAAAATTGTAGCTCTtcagaattttaaaaatgtatcTCACCATCGTGTTAATCagctatttttaaaatatagttaATAGCTTGTTTCCATCTCCAATTATGCCGTATTAAAATCTTTACATAGCGGTATTAAGATCAGGAAATCAACAAAAATGTACTCATCGATGTATCCTTTCTTGTAATATTCAATTTATCCACGACCTGCAATAACCTAATCGAGGGAATAGTTAATTAGCGAATAGACCGTCTAAGTTTAAATCACGGTCCAGCGATCTGATTGATCAAATTTGTTCTTCCTAATTAGCGGTAACGAATGCAGAATTATACACAATTAAATCATAATCCGAAATTACCATCCGACCCCGTTAGCGGTTGCATGAATGTCAGGAGTATTATGTGAGGCACGAGTACTCGTATTATAATATGAACGTGACTTTCCACGCGGTGATGCGGCGTCAATAAACGAAGCCTCGATAGATATTCTTCGCTGATCTGCTCTATTTGCCGTCCCATCCGTGCGCATGGTACGTGCTGGCAATAGCAAAAACAACGCGATATCGAAcgtcttttatattttctattaatatttGCCTCTATACACATACACATTTAGTACAGTTTGCACGCGAGTCGAATACGCACAGACAGCCTTTGAAATGTCAGCAGATCTCTACGCATTGGTTTCCTCATTTTCCTGTGTGTTTCGATATTTTCTCTAACATAAATAAGCTATGAGCCGGTCACAGGATGCAACAGATGACGGAGGATACTCAAGTAGGTTGCATTTATTTATTCGTGGTGGCGTAGAACCGCGTTCGGTAACGGTACATCATTGTTTTGGCGTGGTCAGAAGCCGCGTTTTCAACGTCAAGCCACGATGTAGTAACCGCTGAAATAACTTTTCTCCCTATTTCAATCCCGTTCTCGGTTCcgttcatttttttttatcccTCCGATTCGTACACATCGTACGCATCCTTAAACGAGCAAATTATCGACTTTCGAGGGCTCGACAGCGTGCGTGCTGCAAATGATGCTCCTCGTCTCGTTCCACTTTAGTGGTTCGAATGGTTGGTACGCGCGAAAGTACGCGCCAGTTACTATTAAGCAGAATCGCTGATAATCTGTCCTTTCGTTCTGACATGTAAATAGACGCTTTTCATTCAGGCCCATTGACGAGCCTTATCTTTGTTCCGCCTATGTATTTTCTTCCTTTGATACGCAAGATCAGTGTTTTGTTTGAAATTCATGGTTCATTTCGTGACATTCACCGTCCTAGCCTAGATATCGTGTAATATTTAGGACGAACGGGGAACGAGGAGCGTACGGTGTCCTTGTGTCGTGTAAAGTTTCGATGGTTTGCCACGGCCACGTGAGGGATGGtataaacaggaaacgatgcaGAACGTTTTAAATTAGTCGGCATTTGTCCGACACTGAATCGGTAAAGGAAGGGGAGGCTCTAGCTCTGACCGTTTAATAAATCGTCCCATTCTATTGATAAGTACCTAGTCCGGGGAGACGTGGCGCAGTTCCACGCTCGTTCTTCGTGCTTTAGTAGAATCAATATCGTGCCCTCTCTTTGTTGTCCTGTGCGAATGCGATCTCTACGACTTTGTTCTATAACTTACTTTGCCGCGTTCGATCTTCGATGATATCTTCGTGTTTTCCAACGAATACACCGTATGTTATAGTCCTTAGACACACAAGGTATTATTGCACTGATCTAAATCAGCGCTTCGTTCTAGCTGCTCCATACGAGATGACCATACTAATTACGAGTGTAACGCTGCGCTATGTAATATGCACTAATTATTTTAACACCGTTACGTAATCGTTGACCGAACACCGTTTTCGATCAGCATTTCCTGCCTTGCTCTAGACGTTTCTCTGAAGATCTCTCGGTGTGGCGAGAGAAAAAAGCGAAACTCGCGAGATAATCACGGTAGTAATTAAGACTGTAATTGTAAGCGTCGATAACGAGTTATAACGAATTCGATTTTTTACGCACCGTTTCGACATTCTGCTTTATGTTTTAACATCGCAATCTTTGCTCACGGTTGCGTCGTTATATTAGTCTACGTTAAGTTATGCCAAGTTAATAATTCGCTTTGTAATTCgtagtattataatattttactatttgATAGATTCTCCGTGCATTTTTCGTACTTCCAACTTGTTTGTTTCGTACAATGGACACGTACTTTAGTATTGTTGCGACAAATTTATCCACCACAATGTATACTTCTTTTGTTTCGATATCGAATCTCAACGGAAAGTTGCTTCGTCACCGAACGATTTTTATGGAGAAGAACCAATACGTCCTCGTTTACATATAGATAGCTTACCTTTCGAGCAAATGATCATCTCGATAGTCTTGAGCTTCGTTAATTTAGTAAAATTTAATCTCGCGTTAGCCTTCTACTTAAATGTTTTCGAAATTAATTGGACGTTCTTGAAATATATTGTCAAGAACGTTTTCACAAGTCGTGTCACGATCCTTCTGTACATAAGTAAACAGAATACACTACGTACGTTTCAAATATATGCAGTATTTTCCGCTAAATATAGATATTAAGTTATTCCATAAATTCTTCTTCGCTCCTATGTTTATAAACATGAGTAGTGTTTAGCAACGCTACAAACCGTACTTCTACTGTAAAACTTATATACAGAGTTCCATAATAATAGACCTCGTATAATCAGATAACTGTTAATAACGTATtaacttattatttatttatattgacAATTATTTGTAATTCGTGGCTTAATAGACTTAATCGAGGCGCTGGTTACGTAAGTTGATTTTTTTATCTCGCCTATCATACCAGTTCTTCGAGTATCATCGCGACCGTGGTAAAAATTCAACGTCACGATTCGCTCGATTTGTTCGCGATCGAAGTGTATTCGATATCAATGTGTCTGGCCAGATAAGATGATTATCGATGTCATTTCTACAGAAAGTAGAAAGAACCGCTGACTTCGGTGCATAGAAGAACGAGCAAATTGGCTGTTCGTACGATTTATTACGGCTTAAATTGGCGCATGCGTCACACAGTGTACGTGACTAACCGGAACTTTCCTTCCACGGTAACGCACGTGGATCATGCGGTATGCAGCGTGGATGCGATCTCTTGACGGCCAGGCCCCACGAGAAATCGCCGGAGAAAAGTTCGATGTCTCTCGAGAAACCCATATACTCCACGTTTTCACGTGTTGCGTCTGTTCAACTGGGACTTAATTTTGACGATTTCTGTGTCATTGGCCCACTGTATTCGTTCATTACTCCTTGGAACGAAATTGTATGATCGCACAACTGCGGACAGATTTCGCGctcgttaaatataaaataggaACTATACATATAACGGTAAGATGGAAATAATAGCAATTTAACGCTATAATCACTGTCATTTAATTTACTGCCCACTTAGAgattaaaatatgtataattaaataggaatttatacaaatttcgtAGCTTTGATGGGAGTTTTAATACGAGTATCTTTTTAACCAGTTAATTccgttcgacgtgtatactcgtggcgtaaaataaaaaattactatttactaaaAAAACTCAAAATTTGCTTAAAAAGAAAGTTTGATTATTTGATTATCCCCTTTGGTATATCGGTTATGCTCGGTTATAACGTACTGCTTTTTATAAATTGAGTTGATTATTTTCCCCAATGCATCGGCTATTCCTCAAATTGTTTTGTGTACTTTATAATTTGTTGGCAATTTTTAAGTTCTTAATAACAATACCTCTCTTGAATAATGATTCGTTAATATTTTAtccaataaaaatataatccttcctttttttgcttttttcttaaaatttatGATAGGAGCATTTACTCTGCGGTCGACGTGTATACCCGTCATTGTTTTATTTTACTTGCGCACTCCGTAAAGGAGTTTTCAAACTGAACTTTGCAGTTAATACAATAGGTTAAatcgaaaaaaaatatatgtatatacatttaaTGCTTTACATTCGTTGAAAAGCAACGAAAATGtatagaattatgtaataattttGAGAAAATAATAATCAGATTAACACGACCAGGATCTCTTAAACTTTGGTTCTCTCTCAACTCTTCAACGATTCTGTTTCTCAATCATATGCGCTCTTGGAGACCTCACACGTACAACATATATTCTTGCCACGTGCAGCCAAATTTCCACCATGGGCCCTGGTCTATTCGTGTTTTCTCCGAATCGTGTCGCTCTTGCCATCACTATTCTGGCAGAAACAT
Encoded here:
- the LOC126918987 gene encoding acetyl-CoA acetyltransferase, cytosolic, which translates into the protein MSNNDVVIISAVRTPIGSFCGSLSSLKASDLGSIVIKESLERAHIKPVDVSEVILGQVLTAGQGQNPARQAAMKAGLPISVPAYLINMLCGSGLKAVLNGYLSIKAGENQIVVAGGQESMSQSCHVLHLRKGVKIGDCNLMDTLLIDGLIDAFHGIHMGVTAENISKDYTISRKEQDEYAAKSQQKVEAAMTAGYFSKEIIPVTVPTGKEPIIVDKDEYPKFGTTVESLQKLKPAFLEAKGTVTAGNASGINDGAAAVVLMSADTAMQKGLSPLAKIVAVAEAGVEPRIMGIGPVPAVELVLQKAKWTKEEVDLYELNEAFAAQAIACVKTLGLNPNKVNINGGAIALGHPIGASGTRVLVTLLHSLERIGGNKGVAALCIGGGMGIAIAVQRK